A single window of Hymenobacter sp. APR13 DNA harbors:
- the recR gene encoding recombination mediator RecR, whose protein sequence is MEFPSKLIENAVGELSKLPGVGKKTALRLALHLLKAEADTTATLAEALAKMRFEIRYCDTCHNISDTPECAICANQLRDHSTVCVVSDIRDVIAIENTGQYKGTYHVLGGVISPIEGVGPSDLQIDSLVARMSGPESEIKEVILAISPTMEGDTTAFYLSRKLRDFEGVHISTIARGIPMGGELEYADEITLGRSIVERQRQAR, encoded by the coding sequence ATGGAGTTTCCTTCCAAGCTGATAGAAAACGCGGTGGGCGAGCTGTCGAAGCTGCCCGGAGTAGGCAAAAAGACGGCTCTGCGGCTGGCCTTGCACCTGCTTAAGGCCGAAGCCGACACCACGGCCACCTTGGCCGAGGCCCTGGCCAAGATGCGCTTCGAAATCCGCTACTGCGACACCTGCCACAACATTTCCGACACGCCGGAGTGCGCCATCTGCGCCAACCAGCTCCGCGACCATAGCACCGTGTGCGTGGTGTCGGACATCCGCGACGTCATTGCCATCGAGAATACCGGCCAGTACAAGGGCACCTACCACGTGCTCGGCGGCGTCATTTCGCCCATTGAGGGCGTGGGCCCCAGCGACCTGCAGATTGACAGCCTCGTGGCGCGCATGAGCGGGCCGGAGTCGGAAATCAAGGAAGTGATTCTGGCCATCAGCCCCACCATGGAAGGCGACACCACGGCCTTCTACCTCTCGCGCAAGCTCCGCGACTTCGAGGGCGTGCACATCAGCACCATTGCCCGCGGCATTCCGATGGGCGGCGAGCTGGAATACGCCGACGAAATCACGCTGGGCCGCAGCATCGTGGAACGCCAGCGCCAGGCGCGGTAG
- a CDS encoding YceI family protein, protein MKKLLLPALIAVSLLAAPAYAGNPATAAAAARTSKAADKSYKLQPQLSTLGWVGKKVTGQHNGNIQFKDGTVLVRGTQIVGGMFTVDMNSLKVEDIKEAEYNGKLVGHLRSEDFFSIEKNPTSTFKITKVAALKGDAAGNNATITGDLTIKGITQSISFPAKVGVKGGVASASGTATIDRTKFDIKYGSKSFFESIGDKAIMDDFTLSFNVIAKQ, encoded by the coding sequence ATGAAAAAGCTCCTTTTGCCCGCTCTTATTGCTGTTTCGTTGCTGGCCGCTCCGGCTTATGCTGGCAACCCTGCCACGGCTGCTGCCGCTGCCCGCACCAGCAAAGCAGCCGATAAGTCGTACAAGCTGCAGCCGCAGTTGAGCACGCTGGGCTGGGTAGGCAAAAAAGTAACCGGCCAGCACAACGGCAACATTCAGTTCAAAGACGGCACCGTGCTGGTGCGCGGCACCCAGATTGTGGGCGGCATGTTCACGGTGGACATGAACTCGCTGAAAGTAGAGGACATCAAGGAAGCCGAATACAACGGCAAGCTGGTGGGCCACCTGCGCTCCGAGGATTTCTTCAGCATTGAGAAGAACCCTACCTCGACGTTCAAAATCACGAAAGTAGCCGCCCTGAAAGGCGACGCGGCCGGCAACAACGCCACCATCACCGGCGACCTGACCATCAAAGGCATCACCCAGAGCATCAGCTTCCCCGCTAAAGTAGGCGTGAAAGGCGGCGTAGCTTCGGCCAGCGGCACGGCTACCATCGACCGTACCAAGTTCGACATCAAGTACGGCTCCAAGTCGTTCTTCGAAAGCATCGGCGACAAGGCCATCATGGATGACTTCACGCTAAGCTTCAACGTTATTGCCAAGCAGTAA
- a CDS encoding MarR family winged helix-turn-helix transcriptional regulator, translating to MPAMKIEDEIKQTVFRDSHQKAHINVMYTAGWLGQRQAAAFKSFGVTLPQFNILRILRGQHPKPSTVNLLIERMLDKTSNASRIVDKLESKALVTRTVCPSNRRAVDICITDAGLDLLQRMDLVMQEQPIGLHNLTEEEATQLSALLDKIRD from the coding sequence ATGCCGGCCATGAAAATTGAGGACGAAATCAAGCAGACAGTTTTCCGCGACTCCCATCAGAAAGCCCACATCAATGTGATGTACACGGCGGGCTGGCTGGGGCAGCGGCAGGCCGCGGCTTTCAAATCGTTTGGCGTTACGCTGCCCCAGTTCAACATTCTGCGCATTCTGCGCGGCCAGCACCCCAAGCCATCCACCGTCAACCTGCTGATAGAGCGGATGCTGGACAAAACCAGCAACGCCTCCCGCATCGTCGACAAGCTGGAAAGCAAGGCCCTCGTGACGCGCACCGTATGCCCCAGCAACCGCCGCGCCGTGGATATCTGCATCACCGATGCCGGCCTGGATCTGCTGCAGCGCATGGACCTGGTGATGCAGGAGCAGCCCATCGGGCTGCACAACCTCACGGAAGAGGAGGCCACGCAGCTCAGTGCCCTGCTCGATAAAATCCGGGATTAG
- a CDS encoding S9 family peptidase, producing MRNFPLRRLLLALLLVAAQLPALQAQQKRLTMADAFLNRSLQPENLRQLSWIPGSKDEYSYVRTTNGQDELVRGSNGTATAVFSLAELGQTLQAAGAPTVKASAFPTVTWMSPQQALLMRAGKVYRVDVASKQATALFGYDQAAENVEMDPTHTRVAFTKDQNLYVSLAGRENEAVTQETNPAIVNGQAAHRSEFGITKGTFWSPTGSRLAYYRMDQAMVTDYLLVDVSATPAQAKPFKYPMAGDKSHEVTVGVYDLNTRKTVFLQTGEPKEQYLTNISWSPDEKSIFVAVLNRGQNQMQLRQYDATTGAFVKTLFEEKSDKDFVEPLHPLEFVPGRPDQFLWRSQRDGYEHIYLYSTSGKLLRQLTKGPWQVTDVLGFADNNREVVFQSTAASPLQRRVYAVKLSGGKLREITRETGTHTATLSPSGRQLLDVFSSTSTPRIIRTVSVADGKTAQTLLTAPNPVAEYQLGETKMVTLKAADGQTDLYGRLITPPNFDPAKKYPTVVYLYGGPHVQLVTDSWLGGANLWMQLMAQKGYVVFTVDSRGSGNRGSAFERATFRQLGTVEMQDQLKGVDYLKSLPYVDATRIGIHGWSFGGFMTTTLMTRSPGTFKVGVGGGPVIDWRMYEIMYTERYMDTPQENPDGYAQANLLNHVDKLQGKLLLIHGTIDDVVVWQHSLDYLKTAVDKGVQLDYFVYPGHPHNVGGKDRVHLYQKITDYFDDKL from the coding sequence ATGCGTAATTTCCCTTTGCGCCGGCTGCTGCTGGCGCTCCTGCTGGTAGCGGCGCAGCTGCCGGCGCTCCAGGCCCAGCAGAAGCGCCTGACCATGGCCGACGCCTTCCTCAACCGCAGCCTGCAGCCCGAAAACCTGCGCCAGCTCTCCTGGATTCCGGGCTCGAAAGACGAGTACAGCTACGTGCGCACCACCAACGGCCAGGACGAGCTGGTGCGCGGCAGCAACGGCACCGCCACCGCCGTTTTCTCGCTGGCCGAGTTGGGCCAGACACTACAGGCCGCCGGCGCCCCGACCGTAAAGGCGTCAGCGTTTCCGACCGTCACGTGGATGAGCCCACAGCAGGCGCTGCTGATGCGGGCCGGCAAAGTGTACCGCGTGGATGTGGCCAGCAAGCAAGCCACGGCCCTTTTCGGCTACGATCAGGCCGCCGAAAACGTGGAAATGGACCCCACCCACACGCGGGTGGCTTTCACCAAAGACCAGAACCTGTACGTGTCGCTGGCGGGCCGCGAAAACGAGGCCGTGACGCAGGAAACCAACCCCGCCATCGTGAACGGGCAGGCCGCGCACCGCTCGGAGTTCGGCATCACGAAGGGCACGTTCTGGAGCCCCACCGGCAGCCGGCTGGCCTACTACCGCATGGACCAGGCCATGGTGACCGACTACCTGCTGGTGGATGTTTCGGCCACGCCGGCGCAGGCCAAGCCGTTCAAATACCCAATGGCCGGCGACAAAAGCCACGAGGTGACGGTGGGCGTGTACGACCTGAACACCCGCAAAACGGTGTTTCTGCAAACCGGTGAGCCCAAGGAGCAGTACCTGACCAACATCAGCTGGAGCCCCGACGAGAAAAGCATCTTCGTGGCGGTGCTCAACCGCGGCCAGAACCAGATGCAGCTGCGGCAGTACGACGCCACTACCGGCGCCTTCGTGAAAACGCTGTTCGAGGAGAAATCCGACAAGGACTTCGTGGAGCCGCTGCACCCGCTGGAGTTCGTGCCCGGCCGCCCCGACCAGTTTCTGTGGCGCAGCCAGCGCGACGGCTACGAGCATATCTACCTCTACAGCACCAGCGGCAAGCTGCTGCGCCAGCTCACGAAAGGCCCGTGGCAGGTGACGGACGTGCTGGGCTTCGCTGATAACAACCGCGAAGTGGTGTTCCAGAGCACGGCCGCCAGCCCGCTGCAGCGGCGGGTGTACGCCGTGAAGCTCAGCGGCGGCAAGCTGCGCGAAATCACGCGGGAAACCGGCACGCACACGGCCACATTGAGCCCTTCGGGCCGGCAGCTACTCGATGTGTTCAGCAGTACCAGCACGCCCCGCATCATTCGCACGGTGAGCGTGGCCGACGGCAAAACCGCCCAGACGCTGCTCACGGCCCCCAACCCCGTGGCCGAGTACCAGCTGGGTGAAACCAAAATGGTGACCCTGAAAGCCGCCGACGGCCAGACCGACCTCTACGGCCGCCTCATCACGCCGCCCAACTTCGACCCGGCCAAGAAATACCCCACCGTGGTGTACCTGTACGGCGGCCCGCACGTGCAACTCGTCACGGACTCGTGGCTGGGCGGCGCCAACCTCTGGATGCAGCTGATGGCGCAGAAAGGCTACGTGGTGTTCACCGTGGATTCGCGCGGCTCTGGCAACCGCGGCTCGGCCTTCGAGCGGGCCACGTTCCGGCAGCTGGGCACCGTGGAAATGCAGGACCAGCTCAAGGGCGTCGACTACCTGAAAAGCCTGCCCTACGTGGATGCAACCCGCATCGGCATTCACGGCTGGAGCTTCGGCGGCTTCATGACCACCACGCTGATGACGCGCAGCCCCGGCACGTTCAAGGTGGGCGTGGGCGGCGGCCCGGTCATCGACTGGCGTATGTACGAAATCATGTACACGGAGCGCTACATGGACACGCCCCAGGAAAACCCCGACGGCTACGCCCAGGCCAACCTGCTCAACCACGTGGATAAGCTGCAGGGCAAGCTGCTGCTCATCCACGGCACCATCGACGACGTAGTGGTGTGGCAGCACAGCCTCGATTACCTGAAAACCGCCGTCGACAAGGGCGTGCAGCTCGACTACTTCGTGTACCCAGGACATCCGCACAACGTTGGCGGCAAAGACCGGGTGCACCTCTACCAGAAAATCACCGACTACTTCGACGACAAGTTGTAG
- a CDS encoding ATP-dependent Clp protease adaptor ClpS — protein MNSKPLIEYDEDVLLLEETTDVRDLIVYNDDVNTFDHVIKTLMDVCGHQPEQAEQCTLLIHYKGQCTVKHGAYEELAAMCTALHDRGISADIL, from the coding sequence ATGAACAGCAAGCCGTTAATCGAGTACGACGAAGACGTACTGCTCCTGGAAGAAACCACCGATGTGCGCGACCTAATCGTGTACAACGACGACGTCAACACCTTCGACCACGTCATCAAAACCCTGATGGACGTGTGCGGCCACCAGCCCGAACAGGCCGAGCAGTGCACGCTCCTCATTCACTACAAAGGCCAGTGCACCGTCAAGCACGGTGCATACGAGGAACTGGCCGCCATGTGCACCGCCCTCCACGACCGGGGAATTTCGGCGGATATCCTCTAA
- a CDS encoding glycosyltransferase family 2 protein, with translation MPPLSVKLSVVIVNYNVCYFLEQALLSVRRATERLGQPVEVFVVDNNSVDGSVAMVKARFPEVILIENKDNPGFSKGNNQALRQATGEYQLLLNPDTVVEEDTFRACCEFMDAHPNAGGLGVKMLDGQGKFLPESKRGLPTPGVAFYKIFGLARLFPASRRFGRYHLGFLDRDQSHEIDVLSGAFMLMRKATLDQVGLLDEDYFMYGEDIDLSYRITQGGWKNYYFPGTRIIHYKGESTKRTSVNYVFVFYRAMVIFAQKHFAPGRAGLFSLLINGAIWLRAGAAVAMRLLTQAAPILLDAGLIYGGMFFLKNYWENNHKYVRTDYPPEFMLVAVPAYLVVWLTSAYLSGAYDQPTKTARIVRGIFVGTVLISAISNFFDAYRFSKALIILGGVWAVVALVGRRLATHFLRYHDLRLSEKRQKNVAIVGSGAESLRVRHLLEQAGVQARIIGFITPAAEVAAVPVAAAAPGAYAAGGSTATLAAPPLLSAGPADEALGEVRQLEDIIRIYALDELIFCGRDLSASQIISLMVSLPQQPPVAYKILPQDSEYIIGSSSKDSPGDYYTLDITLNLFRPEQVRNKRLLDIFTSLVLLLASPLLLGFQQHKGGFLRNCGRVLAGSCTWVGLRYAAAPQRLARAILSPADGVQARGPLTEATRRRLELLYAKDYEPGTDLRILLRRFRWLGTE, from the coding sequence ATGCCGCCGCTATCCGTGAAGCTTTCCGTCGTCATCGTCAATTACAACGTCTGCTACTTTCTGGAGCAGGCCTTGCTGTCGGTGCGGCGGGCCACGGAGCGGCTGGGGCAGCCGGTGGAGGTGTTTGTGGTCGATAACAACTCCGTGGACGGCTCGGTGGCTATGGTGAAGGCCCGGTTTCCGGAAGTCATCCTCATCGAAAACAAGGACAATCCCGGCTTCAGCAAAGGCAATAACCAGGCCCTGCGCCAGGCCACCGGCGAGTACCAGCTGCTGCTCAACCCCGACACGGTGGTGGAGGAAGACACCTTCCGGGCCTGCTGCGAGTTTATGGACGCGCACCCCAACGCCGGCGGGCTGGGCGTGAAGATGCTGGACGGCCAGGGCAAGTTTCTGCCCGAAAGCAAGCGCGGCCTACCCACGCCGGGCGTGGCGTTCTACAAGATCTTCGGGCTGGCGCGGCTGTTTCCGGCCTCGCGCCGCTTCGGGCGCTACCACCTCGGCTTCCTCGACCGGGACCAGTCCCACGAAATAGACGTGCTCAGCGGGGCATTCATGCTCATGCGCAAGGCCACCCTCGACCAGGTGGGCCTGCTCGACGAAGACTATTTCATGTACGGCGAGGACATCGACCTCTCGTACCGCATCACGCAGGGCGGCTGGAAAAACTATTACTTCCCCGGCACCCGCATCATCCATTACAAGGGCGAAAGCACCAAGCGCACCAGCGTCAACTATGTGTTCGTGTTCTACCGGGCCATGGTGATTTTCGCGCAGAAGCACTTTGCGCCCGGGCGGGCGGGCCTGTTTTCGCTGCTCATCAACGGCGCCATCTGGCTGCGGGCCGGAGCGGCGGTGGCCATGCGGCTGCTCACCCAGGCTGCGCCCATTTTGCTGGATGCCGGCCTGATTTACGGCGGCATGTTTTTCCTGAAAAACTACTGGGAAAACAACCACAAATACGTGCGCACCGACTACCCGCCGGAGTTTATGCTGGTGGCGGTGCCGGCCTACCTGGTGGTGTGGCTGACCTCGGCCTACCTGAGCGGCGCCTACGACCAGCCCACCAAAACGGCCCGCATCGTGCGCGGCATATTCGTGGGCACAGTCCTGATTTCGGCCATCAGCAACTTCTTCGACGCCTACCGTTTCTCCAAGGCCCTCATTATCCTGGGTGGCGTGTGGGCGGTGGTGGCGCTGGTGGGGCGGCGCCTAGCCACGCACTTCCTGCGCTACCACGATTTGCGCCTGAGTGAAAAGCGGCAGAAAAACGTGGCCATCGTGGGTTCCGGGGCGGAAAGCCTGCGGGTGCGGCACCTGCTGGAGCAGGCCGGCGTGCAGGCCCGCATCATCGGCTTCATCACGCCCGCCGCCGAAGTAGCCGCCGTGCCCGTAGCGGCTGCCGCGCCAGGTGCGTACGCGGCCGGGGGCAGCACGGCTACGCTGGCGGCGCCTCCGCTGCTTTCGGCCGGGCCCGCCGACGAGGCGTTGGGTGAGGTGCGGCAGCTGGAAGACATCATCCGCATCTACGCCCTCGACGAGCTGATTTTCTGCGGCCGCGACCTGTCGGCCAGCCAGATTATCAGCCTGATGGTAAGCTTGCCGCAGCAGCCGCCCGTGGCCTACAAAATCCTGCCCCAGGACAGCGAGTACATCATCGGCAGCTCCAGCAAAGACTCGCCTGGCGACTACTACACGCTGGATATCACCCTGAACCTGTTCCGGCCCGAGCAGGTGCGCAACAAGCGCCTGCTCGACATCTTCACCAGCTTGGTGCTACTGTTGGCCTCGCCGCTGCTGCTGGGGTTTCAGCAGCATAAGGGCGGCTTTCTGCGCAACTGCGGGCGGGTGCTGGCCGGCTCCTGCACCTGGGTGGGGCTGCGCTACGCCGCCGCGCCCCAGCGCCTGGCCCGCGCCATCCTCTCGCCGGCCGACGGCGTGCAGGCCCGCGGCCCGCTCACCGAGGCCACCCGCCGCCGCCTGGAGCTGCTCTATGCCAAAGACTACGAGCCCGGCACCGACCTGCGCATCCTGCTCCGCCGCTTCCGCTGGCTGGGCACCGAGTAG